The following coding sequences lie in one candidate division WOR-3 bacterium genomic window:
- a CDS encoding tetratricopeptide repeat protein — protein LFKELKNDPDVNRRIYAFIYMGKVSCALRAFKSAQEYYDKALNIIVKLQDNSFTAEIYYLLGLCYKSQNKYPEALQFFLKANEIFMKLGDLLHLDKIENEIATVDISK, from the coding sequence ATCTATTTAAGGAGTTAAAAAATGACCCAGATGTCAATCGACGGATATATGCATTTATATATATGGGGAAGGTATCTTGTGCATTGAGGGCATTCAAAAGTGCTCAGGAATATTATGATAAGGCTCTGAATATAATCGTAAAATTACAAGATAATTCGTTCACCGCTGAAATATATTACTTGCTTGGTTTATGCTATAAAAGTCAGAACAAATATCCAGAGGCGTTACAATTCTTTTTAAAGGCTAATGAGATATTTATGAAACTTGGCGATCTTTTACATCTGGACAAGATTGAAAATGAGATTGCGACGGTAGATATTTCTAAATAG